Proteins from a single region of Paenibacillus sp. BIHB 4019:
- a CDS encoding response regulator transcription factor: protein MRQKHILMIEDEESIRDILGYSLRKEGFIVDEAASGLEGLRQMELQRPDLVLLDLMLPDMSGFDLCRKLSVSLKVPVIMITAKADMVDKVLGMELGADDYITKPFDIREVIARIRAIFRRIELISESLGNEIYSIIRLGRRIEIRKDECEVWSNGEKINLTIKEYDLLLFLVTNNRKVFTRSELLDKLWGFDFPGDTRTVDIHVQRIRKKVDSGDGNSIIETVFGVGYKLGMQVRT, encoded by the coding sequence ATGAGACAAAAGCATATTTTAATGATTGAGGATGAGGAATCTATTCGTGATATACTGGGCTATTCCTTGCGCAAGGAAGGCTTTATCGTAGATGAGGCGGCAAGCGGGCTGGAAGGTCTTAGACAGATGGAACTGCAGCGGCCAGATCTGGTGCTGCTTGACCTTATGCTACCAGATATGAGCGGCTTCGATTTATGCCGCAAGCTGTCGGTAAGCTTGAAAGTCCCGGTTATTATGATTACGGCCAAAGCGGATATGGTTGACAAGGTGCTCGGCATGGAGCTTGGCGCCGATGATTATATTACTAAACCCTTTGATATCAGAGAGGTTATTGCCCGCATTCGCGCTATTTTTCGCAGAATCGAGCTAATTAGCGAAAGTTTGGGGAACGAAATTTATAGCATCATCCGATTGGGCAGACGGATAGAAATTCGCAAGGATGAGTGTGAAGTATGGAGCAATGGGGAAAAAATCAACCTGACCATCAAGGAATATGATTTATTGTTGTTTCTGGTTACTAATAACCGCAAAGTGTTTACACGCTCCGAGCTACTGGATAAGTTGTGGGGCTTTGATTTTCCAGGCGATACTCGTACGGTCGATATTCATGTTCAACGTATACGCAAGAAGGTGGACTCAGGTGATGGCAACTCTATCATTGAAACGGTGTTTGGGGTTGGCTATAAACTAGGCATGCAGGTACGAACATGA
- a CDS encoding RNA polymerase sigma factor produces the protein MMNETRFQTVYIKYKSEITYYLVGMLHNAQDAEDLVQECFIRLMNVSSEISEEKLRPYLYKIAYNLAIDCFRKRHRLKKQFNKAYFSAFHYDISELEIQENVDEITSLVKNQGHREILELRLIHGYSVKETAVLVDKSERLIRMSLFHAKMHIRNRTGLNTENRKMAHSHQCYQFNLPRTN, from the coding sequence ATGATGAATGAAACCAGGTTCCAAACTGTGTACATTAAATATAAATCAGAAATAACTTACTATTTAGTCGGGATGCTTCATAATGCCCAGGATGCCGAGGACTTGGTGCAAGAATGCTTCATCAGGCTTATGAACGTTTCATCTGAAATTTCTGAGGAGAAGCTCCGTCCATATTTGTACAAAATAGCTTATAATCTAGCGATTGATTGCTTCCGCAAACGACACCGACTCAAGAAGCAGTTCAATAAAGCATATTTCTCCGCTTTTCATTACGATATTTCCGAGCTGGAAATTCAAGAAAATGTTGATGAAATCACATCACTAGTAAAAAATCAAGGGCATCGAGAAATACTTGAGCTGCGTCTTATTCATGGCTATTCTGTCAAAGAAACGGCGGTACTCGTCGACAAAAGCGAACGGTTAATTCGCATGTCCTTGTTCCATGCCAAGATGCACATACGCAATCGCACCGGATTAAATACCGAAAACAGGAAAATGGCTCACAGTCACCAATGTTATCAGTTTAATTTACCTAGAACCAACTGA
- a CDS encoding SDR family NAD(P)-dependent oxidoreductase, with translation MSEAGAFVYIISRRQDQIEHAAARLGTSVRGIAVDVTRKDHLERLVEKIKKEHGGLDIIFANAGGGKPIAFEDLTEGVIDHLLGVNIKDVIFTIQTMLPILKDGASIILNASITADMGLPGFAVYAATKAAVRSLARSWTTDLKHCGIRVKSKD, from the coding sequence TTGTCCGAGGCGGGAGCATTTGTCTACATAATCTCGCGGCGGCAAGATCAGATTGAGCATGCGGCAGCGCGGCTCGGGACATCGGTGCGTGGTATCGCAGTTGATGTTACAAGGAAGGACCATTTGGAGCGTCTTGTAGAGAAAATCAAGAAAGAGCACGGTGGCCTTGACATCATCTTTGCAAATGCTGGTGGAGGCAAACCCATCGCGTTCGAAGATCTCACCGAGGGAGTTATCGACCACTTGCTTGGCGTCAATATCAAGGACGTAATCTTTACTATTCAAACTATGCTTCCGATTCTCAAGGACGGCGCTTCAATTATTTTGAACGCTTCGATAACAGCAGATATGGGCCTACCTGGTTTTGCAGTTTATGCTGCGACTAAGGCAGCTGTACGTTCGCTTGCACGCAGCTGGACCACAGACCTTAAGCATTGTGGAATCAGAGTAAAATCAAAAGATTGA